One region of Oryza sativa Japonica Group chromosome 5, ASM3414082v1 genomic DNA includes:
- the LOC4338562 gene encoding uncharacterized protein isoform X1 has protein sequence MARPAARRGARRSRARGLLLLAAAAAVAVVVVAAAAAAGEEERHQQQQQQPGGTFEFNLPGHGNVKASWSVADDEESRWLDRLAADAESSSSSASAAGGGGGHRIPFGDDSVKFGSDAYEFIADLLRQGTDDGEGEKPTGYWEKVDEEGSRMLDRIAANARHRAEANGDDDSIGGFVHNVFSGKSKQHGEEPSHVESDKEFSNSKLPPHDDM, from the exons ATGGCTCGACCGGCAGCTCGCCGCGGCGCAAGGCGCagccgcgcccgcggcctcctgctcctcgccgccgccgccgccgtggcggtggtggtggtggcggcggcggcggcggcgggtgaggaGGAgcgccaccagcagcagcagcagcagccgggaGGGACGTTCGAGTTCAACCTGCCTGGCCATGGCAACGTCAAGGCCTCGTGGAGCgtggccgacgacgaggagagcCGGTGGCTCGACCGcttggccgccgacgccgagtcgtcgtcgtcctcagcctcggcggcgggcggcggcggcggccaccgtaTCCCCTTCGGCGACGACAG CGTCAAGTTCGGCAGCGACGCGTACGAGTTCATCGCCGACCTGCTCAGGCAAggcaccgacgacggcgag GGTGAGAAGCCGACGGGTTACTGGGAGAAGGTTGACGAGGAGGGGAGCCGGATGCTGGACCGCATCGCCGCGAACGCGAGACACCGGGCAGAGgccaacggcgacgacga CAGCATTGGTGGCTTTGTTCACAACGTCTTCTCTGGCAAGTCCAAGCAGCACGGCGAGGAGCCGTCTCATGTCGAG AGTGACAAGGAGTTCAGTAACAGTAAGCTCCCTCCTCATGACGACATGTAG
- the LOC4338562 gene encoding uncharacterized protein isoform X2: MARPAARRGARRSRARGLLLLAAAAAVAVVVVAAAAAAGEEERHQQQQQQPGGTFEFNLPGHGNVKASWSVADDEESRWLDRLAADAESSSSSASAAGGGGGHRIPFGDDSVKFGSDAYEFIADLLRQGTDDGEGEKPTGYWEKVDEEGSRMLDRIAANARHRAEANGDDDIGGFVHNVFSGKSKQHGEEPSHVESDKEFSNSKLPPHDDM, encoded by the exons ATGGCTCGACCGGCAGCTCGCCGCGGCGCAAGGCGCagccgcgcccgcggcctcctgctcctcgccgccgccgccgccgtggcggtggtggtggtggcggcggcggcggcggcgggtgaggaGGAgcgccaccagcagcagcagcagcagccgggaGGGACGTTCGAGTTCAACCTGCCTGGCCATGGCAACGTCAAGGCCTCGTGGAGCgtggccgacgacgaggagagcCGGTGGCTCGACCGcttggccgccgacgccgagtcgtcgtcgtcctcagcctcggcggcgggcggcggcggcggccaccgtaTCCCCTTCGGCGACGACAG CGTCAAGTTCGGCAGCGACGCGTACGAGTTCATCGCCGACCTGCTCAGGCAAggcaccgacgacggcgag GGTGAGAAGCCGACGGGTTACTGGGAGAAGGTTGACGAGGAGGGGAGCCGGATGCTGGACCGCATCGCCGCGAACGCGAGACACCGGGCAGAGgccaacggcgacgacga CATTGGTGGCTTTGTTCACAACGTCTTCTCTGGCAAGTCCAAGCAGCACGGCGAGGAGCCGTCTCATGTCGAG AGTGACAAGGAGTTCAGTAACAGTAAGCTCCCTCCTCATGACGACATGTAG
- the LOC4338563 gene encoding PHD finger-like domain-containing protein 5A: MAKHHPDLIMCRKQPGIAIGRLCEKCDGKCVICDSYVRPCTLVRVCDECNYGSFQGRCVICGGVGISDAYYCKECTQQEKDRDGCPKIVNLGSAKTDLFYERKKYGFKKR, from the coding sequence ATGGCAAAGCATCATCCTGATCTCATCATGTGCAGGAAGCAGCCTGGCATTGCGATTGGTCGTTTATGTGAGAAATGTGATGGCAAGTGTGTCATCTGTGACTCCTACGTGCGCCCGTGTACGCTTGTTCGGGTCTGTGATGAGTGCAACTATGGATCCTTCCAGGGAAGGTGTGTTATCTGTGGAGGGGTTGGCATCTCAGATGCTTACTACTGCAAGGAGTGCACTCAGCAAGAAAAGGACCGAGATGGATGTCCTAAGATTGTCAACCTTGGAAGCGCCAAGACCGATCTCTTCTATGAGCGCAAGAAATATGGTTTTAAGAAGAGATGA
- the LOC4338564 gene encoding nucleolar protein 16: protein MGGSRRKLKRSRAQVKVGLPRKKPREFKPAFDLPEALAAAAAAEGGGHAPSWDAEGSVVKNYAAFGVVANPNLLGAHARGTPRLVQSAPLQAPDIDAARAPVDEFEPVDSGSDLESDDLKSALGKQRRDGKSAPLEPLTKVQRIYIGRLIEKHGDDYKAMFMDIKLNTMQHSVGTLKKLCERYHVVGKSIIHPLK, encoded by the exons atggGGGGATCGCGCCGCAAGCTCAAGCGCtcccgcgcccaggtgaaggtGGGCCTGCCGCGCAAGAAGCCGCGGGAGTTCAAGCCGGCCTTCGACCTGCCcgaggcgctcgccgccgccgccgcggccgagggcGGCGGCCACGCGCCGAGCTGGGACGCGGAGGGAAGCGTGGTGAAGAACTACGCCGCGTTCGGGGTCGTCGCGAACCCGAACCTCCTCGGCGCGCACGCCCGCGGCACGCCGCGCCTCGTCCAGAGCGCGCCGCTCCAGGCGCCCGACATCGACGCGGCGCGCGCCCCCGTTGACGAGTTCGAGCCCGTCGACTCCGGCAGCGACCTCGAGTCCGACG ATCTGAAATCTGCACTTGGAAAGCAGAGGCGGGATGGGAAATCTGCACCTTTGGAACcactgacaaaagttcaacgGATTTATATTGGCAGATTAATAGAGAAGCATGGTGATGACTACAAG GCCATGTTCATGGATATCAAGCTGAACACGATGCAACACTCGGTTGGTACCCTGAAAAAGCTATGTGAAAGATACCATGTTGTTGGCAAGAGCATCATCCATCCTCTGAAGTAG
- the LOC4338565 gene encoding uncharacterized protein, whose amino-acid sequence MGRQVRKHEGSHGKVDAPPPKKPRSTERPLAPLAAATTTAKPRRDVVRPAARKSSASSDRGPVAPGSDLETEDSDGLGCLTPDSTKATLQQDDYGKGEYSPGVVLSKTDSVVKMAVADVQDLPVEDLRDNEVITVDSEGPGKPLQSIPLVQDKDAIQLARTFVNEKVKELMEGVSEPGVLQSRLSKITSFLVQATSIAAGLHDEVPLQIRGQTAALVTQISGLEQQVEELSKKLCSTEDELEVTNAMLKETQAAMLEAQSDRATAITAMNSLAMRMGASFARLGTILDPPPNAADSLEKSIKQMTALVSLLGPVSHSHSLSLARSSLTVGIAALLCRERGIEGLREPSGMDTRQFVRSQGPEFHSLISQVVDSMEQRLAKMVEGSGWRDSGATKEPGKPADSNKGTMPEPH is encoded by the exons ATGGGGCGGCAGGTGCGCAAGCACGAGGGCTCGCACGGCAAGgtggacgcgccgccgccgaagaagcCGAGGAGCACCGAGCGGCCATTggcaccgctcgccgccgccacgacgaccgCCAAGCCAAGGCGTGACGTGGTGAGACCCGCGGCGAGGAAATCCTCGGCTTCGAGCGATCGCGGCCCCGTCGCCCCCGGCAGCGACCTCGAGACGGAAG ATTCAGATGGTCTTGGCTGCTTGACCCCTGACAGCACGAAAGCTACGCTTCAGCAGGATGATTATGGGAAAGGGGAGTACTCTCCGGGTGTGGTTCTATCTAAGACTG ATTCTGTGGTGAAGATGGCAGTAGCTGATGTACAGGACCTGCCTGTTGAAGATTTGAGGGATAATGAAGTGATCACTGTGGATAGTGAAGGCCCTGGCAAGCCTCTCCAGTCAATTCCCCTTGTTCAAGACAAGGATGCAATACAACTTgcgagaacttttgtcaatgaGAAAGTCAAAGAGCTAATGGAAGGTGTCTCAGAGCCAGGAGTCCTGCAGAGTCGTTTGTCTAAAATCACCTCATTCCTTGTTCAG GCCACCTCTATAGCTGCCGGCCTCCATGATGAAGTCCCTCTACAAATACGTGGACAAACTGCTGCTTTGGTGACCCAAATCTCAGGGCTTGAGCAGCAGGTGGAGGAGCTGTCCAAGAAGCTGTGTAGCACTGAGGATGAGCTTGAGGTGACCAATGCAATGTTGAAAGAGACCCAGGCTGCCATGCTAGAGGCACAATCAGACCGAGCGACCGCCATTACTGCCATGAACAGCCTTGCCATGCGCATGGGAGCTTCATTCGCTAGGCTGGGCACAATACTGGACCCCCCACCCAATGCGGCTGACTCTCTGGAGAAGAGCATTAAGCAGATGACAGCCCTCGTGTCTCTCCTCGGCCCTGTGTCTCACAGCCATAGCTTGAGTCTAGCCAGGAGCAGCCTGACGGTTGGGATTGCGGCATTGCTGTGTCGAGAAAGGGGCATTGAGGGCCTGCGCGAGCCGTCGGGTATGGATACCCGTCAGTTTGTCCGCTCGCAGGGGCCTGAGTTCCACTCCCTGATCTCTCAAGTTGTCGACTCCATGGAGCAGCGGTTGGCCAAGATGGTTGAAGGCAGTGGATGGAGAGATTCTGGAGCTACCAAAGAGCCAGGAAAACCAGCAGACAGTAACAAAGGAACAATGCCTGAACCGCATTAA